A stretch of the Taeniopygia guttata chromosome 3, bTaeGut7.mat, whole genome shotgun sequence genome encodes the following:
- the CAD gene encoding multifunctional protein CAD isoform X1, with translation MARLVLQDGSVLPGRPFGAVGAAAAGEVVFQTGMVGYPEALTDPSYKAQILVLTYPLVGNYGVPRDEPDAFGLSRWFESSKIHVAALVVGECSETPSHWSASRSLDQWLKEQNIPGLEGVDTRALTKKIREKGTLLGKLVPDGTPEGSLSFEDPNKKHLVQEVSLKAPRVFNPGGSPRVTALDCGLKNNQIRCLCKRGAAVTVVPWDHLLDPADFDGLFISNGPGDPQLCQETVSNLCQLLDAPQPKPIFGICLGHQLLALALGACTYKMKYGNRGHNQPCLHEDTQRCFITAQNHGFAVQAGSLPPGWLPLFTNANDRSNEGLVHQHKPFFSVQFHPEHCAGPTDLEGLFDVFLEAAQDLRDGHGTARTVRERLRDWLTYTKAPAVDLEAARPRKVLILGSGGLSIGQAGEFDYSGSQAIKALKEENIQTVLINPNIATVQTSKGLADKVYFLPITPEYVSQVIRNERPDGVLLTFGGQTALNCGVELTKAGVLERYRVRVLGTPVASIEMTEDRKVFAEKMEEIGEHVAPSEAAASLEQAQAAAERLGYPVLVRSAYALGGLGSGFANSREELVALVSQAFTHTSQVLVDKSLKGWKEIEYEVVRDAYNNCITVCNMENLDPLGIHTGESIVVAPSQTLNDTEYFMLRRTAIKVVQHLGIVGECNIQFALNPESEQYYIIEMNARLSRSSALASKATGYPLAYVAAKLALGIPLPVLRNSVTNSTTANFEPSLDYCVVKIPRWDLSKFLRVSTKIGSSMKSVGEVMAIGRNFEEAFQKALRMVDENCVGFDHTVKPVSDMELETPTDKRIFVLAAALRAGYSIERLYELTKIDRWFLHKMKNITDHAVLLESYRGEQGTMPPAVLKRAKQLGFSDKQVALAVLSTELAVRKMRHDLKILPVVKQIDTVAAEWPAQTNYLYLTYNGSEHDLAFREPHVMVIGSGVYRIGSSVEFDWCAVGCIQELRKMGFKTIMVNYNPETVSTDYDMCDRLYFDEISFEVVMDIYELENPEGVILSMGGQLPNNIAMALHRQQCRILGTSPEAIDSAENRFKFSRLLDSIGISQPLWKKLSNMESAKHFCCKVGYPCVVRPSYVLSGAAMNVAYSDSDLEKFLSNAVAVSKEQPVVISKFIQEAKEIDVDAVACDGVVVAIAISEHVENAGVHSGDATLVTPPQDITSKTLERIKAIVHAIGQELQVTGPFNLQLIAKDDQLKVIECNVRVSRSFPFVSKTLGVDLVALASQVIMGEDVEPVGLMTGTGIVGVKVPQFSFSRLAGADVVLGVEMTSTGEVACFGENRCEAYLKAMLSTGFKIPKKNILLTIGSYKNKSELLPTVRTLENLGYNLYASLGTADFYTEHGIKVKAVDWHFEEADSSEAGARETQRSILDYLAENHFEMVINLSMRNSGGRRLSSFVTKGYRTRRLAVDYSVPLIIDIKCTKLFVEALGQIGAAPPLKMHVDCMTSQKLIRLPGLIDVHVHLREPGGTHKEDFASGTAAALAGGVTMVCAMPNTSPAVTDATSFALAQKLAEAGARCDFALFLGASLDNAGTLGPLAGAAAGLKMYLNDTFSTLRMDDMSLWMEHLEQWPRHLPIVAHAERQTLAAVLMVAQLYQRPVHICHVARREEILLIKAAKQRGMPVTCEVAPHHLFLSQDDLGRLGKGRAAVRPELGTRQDVEALWENMDIIDCFATDHAPHTLEEKQGQEPPPGYPGLETMLPLLLTAVSEGRLSVEDIVQRLYENPRKIFGLPAQEDTYVEVDLEQEWIIPSSTVFSKARWTPFEGMQVKGTVRRVVLRGEVAYIDGQVLVPPGYGQDVKKWTSGAALLPHGAPTKESVKTSEPSRHVAGDVLRGRAPSPRRPGPVGEGRFHLPPHIHRASDPGLPDEDTREKGSRRPAELDSAAVQDNLFHPLGPVPRQVSPQRAPQTSSALHPAAAMVGQHVLSVRQFSKDQLSHLFNVAHTLRLLVQKERSVEILKGKVMATMFYEVSTRTSSSFAAAMSRLGGSVVSFSEATSSVQKGESLADSVQTMCCYADVLVLRHPQPGAVELAARHCRKPVINAGDGVGEHPTQAMLDIFTIREELGTVNGMTITMVGDLKHGRTVHSLARLLTLYRVNLRYVTPPGLRMPSDITSFVASRGIQQEEFGSIEEALPDTDVLYMTRIQKERFQRAEDYEACFGQFILTPHIMTRAKERMVVMHPLPRVNEISVEVDSDPRAAYFRQAENGMYIRMALLATVLGRY, from the exons ATGGCCCGGCTGGTGCTGCAGGACGGGTCGGTGCTGCCCGGCCGCCCCTTCGGGGCTGTcggggccgccgccgcggggGAAGTCG TGTTCCAGACCGGCATGGTGGGGTACCCCGAGGCCCTCACCGACCCCTCCTACAAGGCGCAGATCCTGGTGCTTACCTACCCGCTGGTCGGTAACTACGGAGTGCCCCGGGACGAGCCCGACGCCTTCGGCCTCAGCAGG TGGTTTGAGTCCAGCAAGATCCATGTGGCCGCGCTGGTGGTGGGCGAGTGCTCAGAGACCCCCAGCCACTGGAGCGCATCCCGCTCCCTGGACCAATGGCTGAAGGAACAGAACATCCCTGGGCTGGAAG GGGTGGATACCCGGGCGCTGACAAAGAAGATCCGCGAGAAGGGGACGCTGCTGGGGAAGCTGGTGCCAGATGGGACCCCCGAGGGGAGCCTCTCCTTTGAGGACCCCAACAAGAAGCACCTGGTGCAGGAAGTGTCGCTGAAG GCACCACGAGTGTTCAACCCGGGCGGGTCACCGCGGGTCACGGCCCTCGACTGCGGCCTGAAGAACAACCAAATACGGTGCCTGTGCAAGCGGGGGGCTGCTGTCACTGTGGTGCCCTGGGACCACCTCCTGGACCCTGCAG ACTTTGACGGGCTGTTCATCAGCAATGGCCCCGGGgacccacagctctgccaggagaCAGTGTCCAACCTATGCCAGCTGCTGGATGCACCCCAGCCCAAGCCCATTTTTGGCATCTGCCTGGGACACCAGCTGCTTGCCCTGGCGCTCGGTGCCTGCACCTACAAGATGAA GTACGGGAACCGTGGGCACaaccagccctgcctgcacgAGGACACGCAGCGCTGCTTCATCACGGCGCAGAACCACGGCTTCGCGGTGCAGGCGGGCAGCCTCCCGCCCGGCTGGCTGCCGCTCTTCACCAACGCCAACGACCGCTCCAACGAGGGCCTCGTCCACCAGCACAAGCCCTTCTTCAG TGTCCAGTTTCACCCCGAGCACTGCGCCGGCCCCACGGACCTGGAGGGTCTCTTTGATGTCTTCCTGGAGGCGGCACAGGACCTGCGGGACGGGCACGGCACCGCCCGGACAG TGCGGGAGCGCCTGCGGGACTGGCTGACCTACACCAAGGCACCAGCAGTGGACTTGGAGGCAGCCCGGCCCCGCAAGGTGCTGATCCTGGGCTCCGGTGGCCTTTCCATCGGGCAGGCAGGCGAGTTCGATTACTCAGGGTCACAG GCCATCAAAGCACTGAAGGAGGAGAACATCCAGACGGTGCTGATCAACCCCAACATCGCCACAGTGCAGACCTCCAAGGGGCTGGCAGACAAGGTGTACTTCCTGCCCATCACCCCTGAGTACGTCAGCCAG GTGATCCGGAATGAGCGGCCTGATGGGGTGCTGCTGACCTTTGGGGGGCAGACAGCCCTCAACTGTGGCGTGGAGCTGACCAAGGCGGGTGTTCTGGAGCGTTACCGTGTGCGGGTGCTGGGCACTCCCGTTGCCTCCATTGAGATGACGGAGGATCGCAAGGTCTTCGCGGAGAAGATGGAGGAGATCGGGGAGCACGTGGCGCCCAGCGaggctgctgcctccctggagCAG gcacaggctgccGCTGAGCGCTTGGGCTACCCGGTGCTGGTGCGCTCCGCCTACGCCCTGGGGGGACTGGGCTCTGGCTTTGCCAACAGCCGGGAGGAGCTGGTGGCTCTGGTGAGCCAGGCCTTCACCCACACCTCCCAGGTGCTGGTGGACAAGTCCCTGAAAGGCTGGAAGGAGATTGAGTACGAGGTAGTGCGAGACGCCTACAACAACTGCATCACG GTGTGCAACATGGAGAACCTGGACCCGCTGGGGATCCACACGGGCGAGTCCATTGTGGTGGCGCCCAGCCAGACCCTCAATGACACCGAGTACTTCATGCTGAGGCGCACAGCCATCAAGGTGGTGCAGCACCTGGGCATCGTGGGCGAGTGCAACATCCAGTTTGCCCTCAACCCCGAGTCAGAGCAG TACTACATCATCGAGATGAACGCCCGGCTCTCCCGCAGCTCGGCCCTGGCCAGCAAGGCGACTGGTTACCCGCTGGCCTATGTGGCTGCCAAACTTGCCTTGGGCATCCCCCTGCCCGTCCTCAG GAACTCCGTCACCAACTCCACCACGGCCAACTTTGAGCCCAGCCTGGACTACTGCGTGGTGAAGATCCCACGCTGGGACCTCAGCAAGTTCCTGCGCGTCAGCACCAAGATCGGCAGCTCCATGAAGAGCGTGG GGGAAGTCATGGCCATTGGGAGGAACTTCGAGGAGGCGTTCCAGAAAGCTCTGAGGATGGTGGATGAGAACTGTGTGGGCTTTGATCACACAGTGAAGCCGGTCTCAGACATG gagctggagacaCCGACGGACAAGCGAATCTTCGTGCTGGCAGCGGCGCTGCGGGCCGGGTACTCCATCGAGCGGCTCTATGAGCTGACCAAGATTGACCGCTGGTTCCTGCACAAGATGAAGAACATCACGGACCACGCGGTGCTGCTGGAGTCGTACCGTGGGGAGCAGGGCACCATGCCGCCCGCCGTGCTCAAGCGCGCCAAGCAGCTCGGCTTCTCCGATAAGCAGGTGGCCCTGGCCGTGCTCAG CACCGAGCTGGCCGTGCGCAAGATGCGGCACGACCTGAAGATCCTGCCAGTGGTGAAGCAGATCGACACTGTGGCAGCAGAGTGGCCAGCCCAAACCAACTACCTGTACCTGACCTACAATGGCTCTGAGCACGACCTGGCCTTCCGTGAGCCCCACGTCATGGTCATTGGCTCCGGTGTCTACCGCATCGGCAGCAGCGTCGAGTTTGACTGGTGTGCTGTTGGCTGCATCCAGGAGCTCCGCAAG ATGGGCTTCAAGACAATCATGGTGAACTACAACCCTGAGACAGTGAGCACCGATTATGACATGTGTGATCGCCTCTACTTCGACGAGATCTCCTTTGAG GTGGTGATGGACATCTACGAGCTGGAGAACCCTGAGGGTGTGATCCTGTCCATGGGCGGGCAGCTGCCCAATAACATCGCCATGGCCCTGCACCGGCAGCAGTGCCGCATCCTGGGCACCTCCCCGGAGGCCATAGACTCGGCCGAGAACCGCTTCAAGTTCTCCCGCCTGCTCGACTCCATCGGCATCAGCCAGCCTCTCTGGAAGAAGCTCTCCAACATGGAG TCAGCCAAGCACTTCTGCTGCAAGGTGGGGTACCCCTGTGTCGTGCGCCCTTCCTACGTGCTGAGCGGTGCCGCCATGAACGTGGCGTACTCGGACAGCGATCTGGAGAAGTTCCTGAGCAACGCTGTGGCTGTGTCCAAGGAGCAGCCTGTTGTCATTTCCAAGTTCATCCAGGAGGCCAAG GAGATTGACGTGGACGCGGTGGCCTGTGACGGTGTGGTGGTGGCCATCGCCATCTCGGAGCACGTGGAGAACGCTGGAGTGCACTCGGGCGATGCCACACTGGTGACCCCCCCGCAGGACATCACCTCCAAGACACTGGAGCGCATCAAGGCCATTGTCCACGCCattgggcaggagctgcaggtcaCAGGGCCCTTCAACCTGCAGCTCATCGCCAAG GATGACCAGCTGAAGGTGATAGAGTGCAATGTTCGTGTCTCCCGCTCCTTCCCCTTCGTCTCCAAGACCTTGGGTGTGGACTTGGTGGCTCTGGCCAGCCAGGTGATCATGGGTGAGGATGTGGAGCCTGTGGGGCTGATGACGGGCACAGGCATCGTTGGTGTCAAG gtgccccagTTCTCCTTCTCACGCCTGGCGGGCGCTGATGTGGTGCTGGGTGTGGAGATGACCAGCACAGGTGAGGTTGCCTGTTTTGGGGAGAACCGCTGCGAGGCGTATCTGAAGGCCATGCTCAGCACTGGCTTCAAGATCCCCAAGAAGAACATTCTGCTGACCATAGGCAGCTACAAG AACAAGAGTGAGCTGCTGCCCACGGTACGGACGCTGGAGAACCTTGGCTACAACCTGTATGCCAGCCTCGGCACCGCCGACTTCTACACCGAGCACGGCATCAAG gtgAAGGCTGTGGACTGGCACTTTGAGGAGGCAGACAGCAGTGAGGCTGGTGCCCGGGAGACCCAGCGCAGCATCCTGGACTACCTGGCCGAGAACCACTTTGAGATGGTCATTAACCTGTCCATGCGCAACTCGGGGGGCCGCCGGCTCTCCTCCTTCGTCACCAAGGGGTACCGCACCCGGCGCTTGGCTGTCGACTACTCCGTGCCCCTCATCATCGACATCAAGTGCACAAAGCTCTTCGTGGAG GCACTGGGCCAGATTGGGGCAGCCCCCCCACTGAAGATGCACGTGGACTGCATGACATCCCAGAAACTCATCCGTCTGCCAG GCCTGATCGATGTCCACGTCCACCTCCGTGAGCCGGGTGGCACCCACAAGGAGGACTTTGCGTCAGGCACGGCAGCCGCCCTGGCCGGGGGTGTCACTATGGTGTGTGCCATGCCCAacaccagccctgctgtcaccgATGCCACCTCTTTCGCCTTGGCACAGaag CTGGCTGAGGCCGGGGCTCGCTGCGATTTTGCCCTCTTCCTGGGGGCTTCCTTGGACAACGCTGGCACTCTGGGCCCCCTGGCTGGCGCAGCCGCCGGGCTCAAGATGTACCTGAACGACACCTTCTCCACCCTGCGCATGGACGACATGTCGCTGTGGATGGAG CACCTGGAGCAGTGGCCGCGGCACCTGCCCATCGTGGCCCACGCAGAGCGGCAGACGTTGGCCGCCGTGCTGATGGTGGCCCAGCTGTACCAGCGCCCTGTCCACATCTGCCACGTGGCCCGCAGGGAGGAG ATCCTCCTCATCAAGGCGGCCAAGCAGAGGGGCATGCCGGTGACGTGTGAGGTGGCCCCGCACCACCTGTTCCTGAGCCAGGACGACCTGGGGCGCCTGGGGAAGGGCCGTGCAGCCGTGCGGCCGGAGCTGGGCACCCGCCAGGATGTGGAGGCGCTCTGGGAGAACATGGACATCATCGACTGCTTTGCCACTGACCACG CACCCCACACGCTGGAGGAGAAGCAGGGGCAGGAGCCACCCCCGGGGTACCCTGGCCTGGAGACgatgctgccgctgctgctgacGGCCGTCTCTGAGGGGAGACTCAGCGTGGAGGACATTGTCCAGCGCCTCTATGAGAACCCTCGCAAGATCTTTGGGCTACCAGCGCAAGAGGACACCTATGTGGAG GTGGACCTGGAGCAGGAATGGAtcatccccagcagcacagtctTCTCCAAGGCCCGCTGGACCCCCTTTGAGGGCATGCAGGTCAAGGGGACAGTGCGGAGGGTAGTCCTGCGTGGGGAGGTTGCCTACATCGATGGGCAG gtGCTGGTGCCCCCTGGCTATGGACAGGATGTGAAGAAATGGACCtcaggagctgcactgctgccaCATGGTGCCCCCACCAAGGAGAGTGTGAAG ACCTCTGAGCCGTCCCGGCACGTGGCTGGTGACGTGCTGCGTGGACGAGCCCCCAgcccccgccggcccggccccgtgGGTGAGGGACGCTTCCACCTCCCGCCCCACATCCACCGAGCCTCGGACCCCGGGCTGCCAG ATGAGGACACGCGTgagaagggcagcaggaggCCAGCGGAACTGG ATTCAGCGGCGGTCCAAGACAACCTCTTCCACCCACTGGGCCCTGTCCCGCGCCAGGTGTCCCCTCAGCGCGCCCCCCAGACCTCCTCGGCGCTGCACCCCGCCGCTGCCATGGTTGGGCAGCACGTCCTCTCTGTCCGGCAGTTCTCCAAGGATCAG CTGTCCCACCTGTTCAACGTGGCGCACACCCTGCGCTTGCTGGTGCAGAAGGAGCGGAGCGTGGAGATCCTCAAG GGGAAGGTGATGGCGACCATGTTCTACGAGGTGAGCACGCGGACCAGCAGCTCCTTCGCAGCGGCCATGAGCCGGCTGGGTGGCTCTGTCGTGTCCTTCTCGGAGGCCACCTCCTCGGTGCAGAAGGGCGAGTCGCTGGCGGACTCTGTGCAGACCATGTGCTGCTACGCCGATGTGCTGGTGCTGCGGCACCCCCAGCCTGGCGCTGTCGAG CTGGCCGCCAGGCACTGCCGCAAGCCGGTGATCAACGCCGGGGACGGCGTGGGGGAGCACCCCACGCAGGCAATGCTGGACATCTTCACCATCCGCGAGGAGCTGGGCACGGTCAACGGGATGACG ATCACCATGGTGGGTGACCTGAAGCACGGGCGCACGGTGCACTCCCTTGCCCGCCTGCTCACCCTGTACCGCGTCAACCTGCGCTACGTGACCCCTCCGGGGCTCCGCATGCCCTCCGACATCACCAGCTTCGTGGCTTCCAGGGGCATCCAGCAG GAGGAGTTTGGGAGCATCGAGGAAGCGCTGCCGGACACAGATGTGCTCTACATGACCCGCATCCAGAAGGAGCGCTTCCAGCGGGCCGAGGACTACGAGGCT TGCTTCGGGCAGTTCATCCTCACGCCCCACATCATGACCCGGGCCAAGGAGAGGATGGTGGTGATGCACCCCCTGCCCCGTGTCAACGAGATCAG CGTGGAGGTGGACTCGGACCCGCGGGCCGCGTACTTCCGGCAGGCGGAGAACGGGATGTACATCCGCATGGCGCTGCTGGCCACGGTGCTGGGCCGTTACTGA